Proteins found in one Thermodesulfobacteriota bacterium genomic segment:
- the rlmD gene encoding 23S rRNA (uracil(1939)-C(5))-methyltransferase RlmD gives MPIKTVTIERLVYGGSGLGRIDGKVVFIPLTLPGEIIEARIEESKKRYDKGLILRILAPSPGRIPAPCPHFGRCGGCQWQHIAYQDQLSFKEDIFRETLARIAHVAGEKILPILPSPVAFGYRNRVRLHVKEGRIGFFAAHSYEIVEIEDCKIAHSLINRIIKDIKDALPLSSLQKLAGIEIMVSPEEVLGVLILHTARPLSQADENAIRLQSGRIPDVKRCVIQGPGGLPAQMDFSREDSLKLFVQEGDGLTYFLFPGVFAQVNTSQNDILITKVKEWAGVSSDHKALDLFCGMGNFTLPLAGKAKEVTGIEAHPLSVKNAIFNKTVNRLDNITFLQEEVAAGIDMLIRKKQCFDLILLDPPRQGCRDIIKKLPFLRPSRILYISCDPATLARDINHLRAEGFDLVRSQPLDMFPQTYHIESLSLFVC, from the coding sequence ATGCCGATCAAAACTGTCACCATAGAACGTCTGGTTTACGGAGGAAGCGGACTAGGCCGCATAGACGGCAAGGTAGTGTTCATCCCCCTTACGCTCCCGGGGGAAATAATTGAGGCCCGCATCGAAGAAAGCAAAAAGCGCTACGATAAGGGGCTGATCCTCAGGATTCTCGCTCCCTCACCCGGGCGCATTCCGGCCCCCTGCCCTCACTTTGGCCGCTGCGGGGGCTGCCAGTGGCAGCATATCGCCTATCAGGACCAGCTCTCTTTTAAAGAAGATATCTTCCGGGAAACCCTGGCCCGTATAGCGCACGTTGCCGGCGAAAAAATCCTGCCTATCCTTCCCTCACCGGTAGCCTTTGGTTACCGGAACCGCGTGCGCCTGCATGTCAAAGAAGGCCGGATCGGCTTTTTCGCTGCGCATTCATATGAAATCGTGGAGATAGAAGACTGCAAGATTGCTCATTCCCTGATCAACCGGATAATAAAGGACATAAAAGATGCCCTCCCCTTATCCTCTTTGCAAAAGCTGGCCGGAATTGAAATTATGGTCAGCCCTGAAGAAGTCCTGGGAGTCCTCATCCTGCACACCGCCAGGCCGCTTTCTCAGGCCGATGAGAATGCTATACGGCTTCAATCCGGCCGGATACCCGATGTTAAAAGATGCGTAATTCAGGGGCCCGGCGGTCTTCCGGCACAGATGGACTTCAGCAGGGAAGACAGCCTTAAGCTTTTCGTGCAGGAAGGAGACGGCCTTACCTACTTTCTCTTCCCGGGCGTATTCGCACAGGTAAATACATCGCAAAATGATATCCTCATCACCAAAGTCAAGGAGTGGGCAGGCGTTTCATCAGATCATAAGGCGCTGGACCTCTTTTGCGGCATGGGTAATTTTACCCTGCCCCTGGCCGGAAAAGCTAAAGAGGTAACCGGGATAGAAGCGCATCCTTTAAGTGTAAAAAACGCCATCTTTAATAAGACCGTAAACAGGCTCGATAATATTACCTTCTTGCAGGAAGAGGTCGCAGCAGGTATTGATATGCTTATAAGGAAGAAACAATGCTTCGACCTGATCCTGCTTGACCCACCCCGCCAGGGATGCCGGGACATAATAAAGAAGCTCCCCTTCCTGAGGCCTTCCAGAATCCTCTATATCTCCTGTGACCCGGCCACACTGGCCCGTGACATAAACCATCTGCGGGCAGAAGGCTTTGACCTGGTCCGTTCTCAACCCCTCGATATGTTCCCACAGACGTACCACATTGAGAGTCTCAGCCTGTTTGTGTGTTAA
- a CDS encoding AbrB/MazE/SpoVT family DNA-binding domain-containing protein has protein sequence MITQLRRRSQVTLPSEVVKKMKLQEGDNLDIIIEDDKIIIKPVLVIDRSQSWFWSKKWQEMEREADDDIKHGRVQKAKDVKELIEKLDL, from the coding sequence ATGATCACACAACTGAGACGCCGATCGCAGGTAACGTTGCCTAGCGAAGTCGTAAAGAAAATGAAGTTGCAGGAAGGCGATAATCTGGACATCATTATAGAGGACGACAAGATCATCATCAAACCCGTTCTTGTTATTGATAGATCACAATCCTGGTTTTGGTCTAAGAAATGGCAGGAAATGGAGAGGGAAGCTGATGATGATATCAAACACGGCAGGGTGCAAAAGGCCAAAGACGTGAAAGAACTAATAGAAAAGCTGGATTTATAA
- the nth gene encoding endonuclease III, with amino-acid sequence MDDLPKRADRLSAPEILHIFEILRKEYPDAKIALSYRNPLELLVATILSAQCTDEQVNKVTVSLFKKYPTVESYARASLPGLEEAIKSAGFFRNKARNIKACCELILEKFGGRIPQTMDELITLPGVARKTANIVLSNAFGIVEGIAVDTHVRRLAYRLGFTTENDPDKIEKDLMAIIPGKYWFDLSYILIDHGRKICKARAPGCKRCVVRRLCPSSLDAGQGEAQN; translated from the coding sequence GTGGATGATCTACCCAAACGAGCAGATAGATTGTCTGCGCCGGAGATATTGCATATCTTTGAGATACTCCGCAAAGAATATCCTGATGCGAAAATAGCCCTTTCTTACCGTAATCCCCTGGAGCTCCTGGTGGCCACCATACTTTCGGCCCAGTGTACTGACGAACAGGTAAATAAGGTCACGGTTTCTCTGTTTAAAAAATATCCTACTGTTGAGTCCTATGCCCGGGCCTCCTTACCGGGGCTTGAGGAGGCCATCAAGAGCGCCGGCTTTTTCCGGAATAAGGCCAGGAACATAAAGGCCTGCTGTGAGCTGATATTGGAGAAGTTCGGCGGCAGGATTCCACAGACCATGGACGAACTTATTACCTTACCCGGCGTGGCCCGGAAAACGGCCAACATCGTCCTTTCCAATGCCTTTGGCATCGTGGAAGGCATAGCCGTGGATACCCATGTCCGACGGCTGGCTTATCGACTGGGATTTACTACAGAAAATGACCCGGATAAGATCGAAAAAGATCTGATGGCCATTATCCCCGGAAAATACTGGTTCGATCTTTCCTACATCCTCATTGACCACGGGCGCAAGATATGCAAGGCCCGGGCCCCGGGATGCAAACGTTGCGTGGTGCGGCGTCTTTGCCCGTCCAGCCTGGACGCCGGCCAGGGAGAAGCTCAAAACTGA